The sequence below is a genomic window from Thioalkalivibrio sp. ALJ12.
GAGAGGATTGCGCCGGGTGCGACGCCGTTAACACGCACGTCCGGGCCCAGTTCGCGGGCATAGGCCTGGGTCAGGGCCCAGAGTCCCGCCTTCGCCGCGGAATACACGGGGTAACCCTTCAGCGGGCGCAGGGCATGAATGTCCACGATGTTGACCACTGCGCCCCGGGTGCGCGCGAGCGCCGGCGCACAGGCCTGGGTCAGAAATGTGGGGGCCTTCAGGTTGGACCCGACCAGGTCATCCCATGCCTGCGTATCGATCGCGCCGACCGGGGTCGCGTAGAAGGTCGAGGCATTGTTGACCAGGTAATCCAGCCGCCCCCAGGCCTCTTCCGCCTCGCGTGCCAGGCGCTGGATGTCGTTCAGGTTCAGCAGGTCGGCTTGCAGGATGCGCGCGCTGTCCTCGCGCCGGGCATTCAGCGAGTCGGCCAGGGCGGCAGCGTCGTCGCGCGACCCTCGATAGTGAATGAGCACGCGCAGGCCCTCGCCGTGCAGCCAGCGCACGATGGTCGCGCCGACCCGGCGCGCGGATCCGGTGACCAGCACCACGCCGGTTTCCGATCGCTCTCCCTGTGTGTGTTCCGTCACGTCATGCCTCGCCTTGGTACCATTTGTCGCCATGCTGCCGCCGAAACCTAGCACACCCACGCCGGATGACCCGGCTGCCGCCATCGCGCGGCAGATGCACGACTCCCTGCAACAGAGTATCGCCGCGCACGGCGGGTTCCTCCCGTTTGTCGATTACATGCACCAGGCGCTGTATGCGCCGGGGCTCGGCTATTACGTGAACGGGGCGCGCAAGTTGGGCGCGGGCGGTGATTTCGTGACCGCGCCGGAGCTGTCCTCGCTCTTCGGCGAGACCCTGGCCAGCTGGCTGGCCCCGCTGCTGCGCGACGAACTGGCGGGCGGCGGGCAGCTGTTGGAGTTTGGCGCGGGCAGCGGCCGGCTGGCCGGCGATGTGCTTGTGACGCTGCGCGAGCTGGGCGTGGGCTGGCAGTGCTACAAGATCATCGAGGTCAGCCCGGACCTGCGGGCCATGCAGCAGGAGCACCTGGCGGAACGCCTGGAGCCGGAGGAGTACGCCCGGGTGGAATGGCTCGATGCCCTGCCCGAGGAGCCGATCCGGGGTGTGGTACTGGCGAACGAGGTGCTCGACGCACTGCCGGTGGAGCTCTTTCGCTGGCGCGAGGGCCAGCCCTGGCAGATGGGCGTCACAGTGGATGGCGACGGCAGGCTGGTGCTGGCGGAGCAGTCGGCCCCCGAGCCACTGGCGGCCGTCGTGCGCGGGCTGCAGGCGGTGCATGGCCCCTGGCCCGACGGATACACCTCCGAGTGGCGTCCGGCTCAGGCGGCCTGGGTTGCGAGCGTGGCCGCTTGTCTGGAGCAGGGTGTAGCGTTGCTGGTCGACTACGGGTTTCCGCGGGCCGCGTATTACGCCGCGGAGCGCCACCAGGGCACGCTGGTTGGCTATTACCGTCAGCAGATGATGCTGGACCCCCTGGCGCAGCCCGGGCTGATGGACCTGACGGCCAGCGTCGATTTCACTGCGGTGGCCGAGGCCGCGGATGTGGCGGGGCTCGATGTGCTCGGTTATGCCGCGCAGGGCGAGTTCCTGCTGGGTGCGGGCCTGGCGCAGCGCTTCGAGGCGCGCGTCGGCAGTGGCGAGGATGCCCGCAAGACCATGCAGGCCGCCCAGGCCGTGCGCATGCTGACCCTGCCCGGAGAGATGGGCGAGCGCTTTCAGGTGATGACCCTGGGTCGCGCCTGTGCTGCGCTCGACTTCTCCGCGATCCCCGATCGGCGCGGCCGCCTGTGAGGGACTCGCAATCCCGTCCGGTTCGCCCGGAATCCTTCCCCGTACCCGCGCCCCGAGGCATGCTGCTCCTATGAAAGTCCTGGGTATCGAGACCTCCTGCGACGAGACGGGCGTGGCGCTGATCGATGATCAGCGCGGCCTGCTCGCGCACCGGCTGTACAGCCAGACCGACCTGCATGCGGTCTACGGCGGCGTGGTACCGGAGCTTGCTTCGCGCGATCACAT
It includes:
- a CDS encoding class I SAM-dependent methyltransferase; its protein translation is MHDSLQQSIAAHGGFLPFVDYMHQALYAPGLGYYVNGARKLGAGGDFVTAPELSSLFGETLASWLAPLLRDELAGGGQLLEFGAGSGRLAGDVLVTLRELGVGWQCYKIIEVSPDLRAMQQEHLAERLEPEEYARVEWLDALPEEPIRGVVLANEVLDALPVELFRWREGQPWQMGVTVDGDGRLVLAEQSAPEPLAAVVRGLQAVHGPWPDGYTSEWRPAQAAWVASVAACLEQGVALLVDYGFPRAAYYAAERHQGTLVGYYRQQMMLDPLAQPGLMDLTASVDFTAVAEAADVAGLDVLGYAAQGEFLLGAGLAQRFEARVGSGEDARKTMQAAQAVRMLTLPGEMGERFQVMTLGRACAALDFSAIPDRRGRL
- a CDS encoding pteridine reductase — its product is MVLVTGSARRVGATIVRWLHGEGLRVLIHYRGSRDDAAALADSLNARREDSARILQADLLNLNDIQRLAREAEEAWGRLDYLVNNASTFYATPVGAIDTQAWDDLVGSNLKAPTFLTQACAPALARTRGAVVNIVDIHALRPLKGYPVYSAAKAGLWALTQAYARELGPDVRVNGVAPGAILSPEDPNNAGTHEAMVERTALKREGHPDDIARTVRFLLLDAPYITGQVIPVDGGRSASQ